The Arvicola amphibius chromosome 11, mArvAmp1.2, whole genome shotgun sequence genome has a segment encoding these proteins:
- the Slc25a51 gene encoding mitochondrial nicotinamide adenine dinucleotide transporter SLC25A51, with the protein MMGSEAHDKRPPMLTSANQDLSPPHIADVGEIKHYFCGCCAAFNNVAITYPVQKILFRQQLYGLKTRDAILQLRRDGFRNLYRGILPPLMQKTATLALMFGLYEDLSRLLRKRVSGAPEFATSSVAALLAGTTEAILTPFERVQTLLQDHKHHDKFTNTYQAFRALRCHGITEYYRGFVPILFRNGFSNILFFGLRGPIKEHLPTATTNSAHLVNDFICGGVLGAMLGFLSFPINVVKARIQSQIGGPFQSFPMVFKTIWLERDRKLINLFRGAHLNYHRSLISWGIINATYEFLLKIV; encoded by the coding sequence ATGATGGGCTCAGAAGCGCATGATAAGAGGCCCCCAATGTTGACCTCTGCGAACCAGGATCTGTCTCCTCCTCACATTGCAGACGTGGGTGAGATAAAGCATTACTTCTGTGGCTGCTGCGCAGCCTTCAACAATGTGGCCATCACGTACCCCGTTCAGAAGATCCTCTTTCGGCAGCAGCTGTACGGCCTCAAAACCCGGGATGCCATACTCCAGCTGCGGAGGGATGGGTTTCGAAACTTGTACCGTGGGATCCTCCCCCCACTGATGCAGAAGACAGCCACGCTGGCGCTTATGTTTGGTCTGTACGAGGACCTGTCACGCCTGCTCCGCAAGCGTGTGAGCGGTGCTCCCGAGTTTGCCACCAGCAGTGTGGCGGCGCTGCTTGCCGGAACAACAGAAGCCATTCTCACTCCGTTCGAAAGGGTTCAGACTCTGCTTCAGGACCACAAGCATCACGATAAGTTCACAAACACTTACCAGGCCTTCCGGGCCCTGAGATGCCACGGAATCACAGAGTATTACCGAGGCTTTGTGCCTATCCTTTTCCGAAATGGATTCAGCAATATCCTTTTTTTTGGCCTTCGAGGGCCCATTAAGGAGCATCTGCCTACTGCCACCACGAATAGTGCACATTTGGTTAACGACTTTATCTGTGGAGGTGTGCTGGGTGCCATGCTGGGGTTCTTGAGCTTCCCAATTAATGTTGTGAAGGCTCGGATCCAGTCTCAGATTGGTGGGCCGTTCCAGTCGTTCCCCATGGTTTTCAAGACCATCTGGCTCGAGCGGGACAGGAAGCTGATCAATCTCTTCAGAGGCGCCCATCTGAATTACCATCGCTCTCTCATCTCCTGGGGAATAATCAATGCAACCTACGAGTTTTTGTTAAAGATTGTGTGA